Proteins from a genomic interval of Schistocerca serialis cubense isolate TAMUIC-IGC-003099 chromosome 11, iqSchSeri2.2, whole genome shotgun sequence:
- the LOC126427129 gene encoding GA-binding protein subunit beta-1-like encodes MNSRGLLQSATRGSMEEVQVLLGAGADVGYRGWTMWTALHYAAKQGHTDIVRCLIGNGAEVDARTDVRQTPLHLAAWKGHTAVVRLLAASSADVDAKDQWGRTPLHWAAPYGNAEAAKALLEAGADRDAKEDAGNTALDLARVNKRQWMVEILSSIPTNDCDVN; translated from the coding sequence ATGAACAGCAGGGGGCTGCTCCAGTCAGCTACACGGGGGTCAATGGAGGAAGTGCAGGTACTGCTTGGGGCTGGTGCTGATGTGGGGTACAGAGGATGGACCATGTGGACCGCTCTACATTATGCAGCGAAGCAGGGACATACTGATATTGTGAGGTGTCTGATCGGGAATGGGGCAGAAGTGGATGCCAGGACCGATGTGAGGCAGACGCCTCTACATTTGGCTGCATGGAAAGGCCATACGGCAGTGGTGCGGCTGCTGGCGGCGTCCTCGGCCGACGTCGATGCCAAGGATCAGTGGGGTAGGACGCCTCTGCACTGGGCGGCACCCTACGGCAACGCAGAGGCGGCGAAGGCGCTGCTGGAGGCAGGGGCCGATAGGGACGCCAAGGAGGACGCAGGGAACACTGCGCTGGACTTAGCAAGAGTGAACAAGCGACAATGGATGGTAGAAATCCTATCTAGCATTCCAACAAACGACTGTGATGTGAACTAA